The Saccharomonospora cyanea NA-134 genome includes a region encoding these proteins:
- a CDS encoding electron transfer flavoprotein subunit alpha/FixB family protein, producing the protein MSEVLVLVDHVDGEVKKVTFELLTAARALGEPSAVVVGSPGSAAKAKESLASYGAAKVYVAESDDAASYLVTPKVDALQAVVEQASPAAVLVAATSEGKEVSGRLAVRLDSGWIADAVGVNADGSVDQSIFGGAFSVKSKTTRGVPVISLRPGAVEAEQAEGAAAEETVALPAVDEAKSAKITGVEPVVAGDRPELTEASIVVSGGRGVGSAEQFDVVEKLADSLGAAVGASRAAVDSGYYPAQFQVGQTGKTVSPQLYIALGISGAIQHRAGMQTSKTIVAVNKDPEAPIFEIADFGVVGDLFAVAPQLTEEVAKRKG; encoded by the coding sequence ATGAGCGAAGTACTCGTCCTCGTCGACCACGTCGACGGTGAGGTCAAGAAGGTCACCTTCGAGCTGCTGACCGCGGCCCGCGCCCTCGGCGAGCCGTCGGCCGTGGTCGTCGGTTCGCCCGGCAGCGCCGCGAAGGCGAAGGAGTCGCTGGCGTCCTACGGCGCCGCGAAGGTGTACGTGGCCGAGTCCGACGACGCCGCGTCCTACCTCGTGACGCCGAAGGTGGACGCGCTGCAGGCCGTCGTGGAGCAGGCCTCGCCCGCCGCCGTGCTCGTGGCCGCCACCTCCGAGGGCAAGGAGGTGTCCGGTCGGCTGGCCGTCCGCCTCGACTCCGGCTGGATCGCCGACGCCGTGGGTGTGAACGCCGACGGCAGTGTCGACCAGTCGATCTTCGGTGGCGCGTTCTCCGTGAAGTCGAAGACCACCCGCGGGGTGCCCGTGATCTCCCTGCGGCCGGGTGCCGTCGAGGCCGAGCAGGCCGAGGGCGCCGCCGCCGAGGAGACCGTGGCGCTGCCCGCCGTCGACGAGGCCAAGTCGGCGAAGATCACCGGCGTCGAGCCGGTCGTCGCGGGCGACCGCCCCGAGCTGACCGAGGCGTCGATCGTCGTGTCCGGTGGTCGCGGTGTCGGCTCCGCCGAGCAGTTCGACGTCGTGGAGAAGCTGGCCGACTCGCTCGGTGCCGCCGTCGGTGCGTCCCGTGCCGCGGTCGACTCCGGCTACTACCCGGCCCAGTTCCAGGTCGGACAGACCGGCAAGACCGTGTCGCCGCAGCTCTACATCGCGCTCGGCATCTCCGGTGCCATCCAGCACCGCGCCGGTATGCAGACCTCCAAGACCATCGTCGCGGTCAACAAGGACCCCGAGGCCCCGATCTTCGAGATCGCCGACTTCGGTGTCGTGGGCGACCTGTTCGCCGTCGCCCCGCAGCTGACCGAGGAGGTCGCCAAGCGGAAGGGCTGA
- a CDS encoding electron transfer flavoprotein subunit beta/FixA family protein: MTNIVVLVKQVPDTYSERKLSENDHTLDRESADAVIDEINERAVEEALKIKEAGEGEVTVLCVGPDRATDAIRKALSMGADKAIHVSDEALHGSDLIATAKVLAAAVRKVGNVDLVIAGNEASDGRGGAVPAALAELLGMPQLTHARQVTVEGGSIKVDRETEDGITHLEASLPAVVSVTEKINEPRYPSFKGIMAAKKKPVETLTVADLGVDAGEVGLANAGSAVLEAAPKPPRTAGQKVTDSGDGGTKVAEYLVAQRII; the protein is encoded by the coding sequence ATGACCAACATCGTTGTCCTGGTCAAGCAGGTGCCCGACACCTACTCGGAGCGAAAGCTCAGCGAGAACGACCACACGCTCGACCGTGAGTCCGCCGACGCGGTGATCGACGAGATCAACGAGCGCGCCGTCGAGGAGGCGCTCAAGATCAAGGAGGCCGGCGAGGGCGAGGTGACCGTCCTCTGTGTCGGCCCCGACCGCGCCACCGACGCGATCCGCAAGGCCCTGTCCATGGGCGCCGACAAGGCGATCCACGTCTCCGACGAGGCCCTGCACGGCTCCGACCTGATCGCCACCGCCAAGGTGCTGGCCGCCGCGGTGCGGAAGGTCGGGAACGTCGACCTCGTCATCGCGGGCAACGAGGCGTCCGACGGTCGCGGCGGCGCCGTGCCCGCGGCGCTCGCCGAACTGCTCGGCATGCCGCAGCTCACCCACGCCCGCCAGGTGACCGTCGAGGGCGGCAGCATCAAGGTCGACCGCGAGACCGAGGACGGCATCACGCACCTCGAAGCCTCCCTGCCCGCCGTGGTGAGCGTGACCGAGAAGATCAACGAGCCGCGTTACCCGTCGTTCAAGGGCATCATGGCCGCGAAGAAGAAGCCGGTGGAGACCCTCACGGTCGCCGACCTGGGCGTCGACGCGGGCGAGGTCGGCCTCGCCAATGCCGGGTCCGCCGTCCTCGAGGCGGCGCCGAAGCCGCCGAGGACCGCGGGCCAGAAGGTCACCGACTCCGGTGACGGCGGTACGAAGGTCGCCGAGTACCTCGTGGCCCAGAGGATCATCTGA
- a CDS encoding DegV family protein has protein sequence MGGRSRYPADVPVAVITDSTACLPEQLAAQWGISVVQLLIQANGRIDDESRFDRAELVETLRAGNAVTTSPPDPGAFFWSFQDAVSAGADAIVSLHISRRLSATADAAREAAQQVRVPVHVLDSATTSMSLGFAALSAARAAAAGAGPQRVMEVADQRYRSSREFMYVDTLEYLRRGGRIGAASALLGSALAIKPLLTVRNGEVAPLTKVSGTRRALSRLVDLAVTEAGDRVVDVAVASVTPSDRELTLVQQLRGRIPRLNDIMLVHASTVITAHVGPGALGVTVAPVP, from the coding sequence ATGGGTGGTCGAAGCCGCTACCCTGCCGACGTGCCAGTAGCAGTGATCACAGACTCGACAGCCTGCCTGCCCGAGCAACTGGCCGCTCAGTGGGGGATCTCCGTCGTCCAGCTCCTGATCCAGGCGAACGGACGGATCGACGACGAGTCCCGCTTCGACAGGGCGGAGTTGGTCGAGACGTTGCGCGCGGGGAACGCGGTCACGACGAGCCCTCCGGACCCGGGGGCGTTCTTCTGGAGCTTCCAGGACGCGGTGAGCGCGGGCGCCGACGCGATCGTCAGCCTCCACATCTCACGCCGTCTCTCCGCCACGGCCGACGCGGCCCGGGAGGCCGCACAGCAGGTGCGGGTACCCGTCCACGTGCTCGACAGCGCCACCACCAGCATGAGCCTCGGATTCGCCGCGTTGTCCGCGGCGCGGGCCGCCGCCGCCGGAGCCGGGCCGCAGCGCGTCATGGAGGTGGCCGACCAGCGCTACCGGTCCAGCAGGGAGTTCATGTACGTCGACACGCTGGAGTACCTGCGGCGGGGCGGGCGCATCGGCGCGGCGTCGGCGTTGCTGGGCAGCGCGCTCGCCATCAAACCGCTGCTCACCGTGCGAAACGGCGAGGTCGCCCCACTCACGAAGGTCTCCGGCACGCGCAGAGCCCTTTCCAGGCTGGTCGATCTCGCCGTCACCGAAGCCGGTGACCGGGTCGTCGACGTCGCTGTGGCGTCCGTGACGCCGTCGGACCGGGAACTGACTCTGGTACAGCAGTTGCGCGGCCGCATCCCACGGCTGAACGACATCATGCTGGTCCACGCCAGCACCGTGATCACCGCGCACGTCGGCCCGGGCGCCCTCGGCGTCACCGTGGCGCCCGTTCCCTGA
- a CDS encoding SgcJ/EcaC family oxidoreductase codes for MKPEVTGVPVPQQEVDAIVALVAGVEHAQQNASPDEFLRAFRKDTVWTTAHGKRLTGFDEISDFTHAVLPRTLGQPVTATYEAEHILFVRPDVAAVKIRQRPVTRDGHPLDEVFRGHADPAALVTERPDAVPGTPLYVLAKDEGEWRIAAAQNTKVVDPDVLAEG; via the coding sequence ATGAAACCCGAGGTCACAGGAGTTCCGGTCCCACAGCAGGAGGTGGACGCCATCGTCGCGTTGGTCGCGGGCGTCGAGCACGCCCAGCAGAACGCGTCGCCGGACGAGTTCCTGCGCGCCTTCCGGAAGGACACCGTCTGGACCACCGCGCACGGGAAGCGGCTGACCGGCTTCGACGAGATCAGCGATTTCACCCATGCGGTGCTGCCCAGGACACTCGGACAGCCGGTGACGGCCACCTACGAGGCGGAACACATCCTGTTCGTCCGGCCCGACGTCGCCGCAGTCAAGATCCGTCAGCGTCCGGTCACCCGGGACGGGCACCCGCTCGACGAGGTGTTCCGCGGGCACGCGGACCCGGCCGCGCTGGTGACCGAGCGCCCTGACGCGGTGCCGGGCACCCCGTTGTACGTGCTGGCGAAGGACGAGGGCGAGTGGCGCATCGCCGCGGCGCAGAACACCAAGGTCGTCGATCCCGACGTTCTCGCCGAGGGATGA
- a CDS encoding class I SAM-dependent methyltransferase — protein sequence MSGSTAERAIALHLTGERTVPGVPEENYWFRRHEAAYLALAPLCRDAVVLEAGCGEGYGAALLTEHARSVLALDYDEPTTTHVARRYPKLGVVRGNLAFLPVASGSVDVVANLQVIEHLWDQAGFLAECHRVLRPGGRLLVTTPNRLTFTPDSDTPLNPYHTRELSPSELDALLREAGFTVERLSGVHHGPSLSELDRRYGGSVVDAQLAVVMGSLPGQATWPRDLLADVEAITADDFTLRDDDLDASLDLLAVAVRR from the coding sequence GTGTCAGGGAGCACCGCGGAGAGGGCGATCGCCCTGCATCTCACGGGTGAGCGCACGGTGCCGGGCGTTCCCGAGGAGAACTACTGGTTCCGCAGGCACGAGGCCGCCTACCTGGCGCTCGCACCGTTGTGCCGCGACGCGGTGGTGCTGGAGGCCGGTTGCGGGGAGGGGTACGGCGCGGCGCTGCTGACCGAGCATGCGCGGTCGGTGCTCGCTCTCGACTACGACGAGCCCACCACGACTCACGTGGCGCGGCGGTACCCGAAGCTCGGCGTGGTACGCGGCAACCTCGCGTTCCTGCCCGTGGCCTCCGGGTCGGTCGACGTGGTGGCCAACCTCCAGGTGATCGAGCACCTGTGGGACCAGGCCGGGTTCCTCGCCGAATGCCACCGTGTACTGCGGCCGGGCGGGCGCCTGCTCGTCACCACACCCAACCGGCTGACCTTCACTCCGGACTCCGACACCCCGCTCAACCCCTACCACACCAGGGAACTCTCACCGTCCGAACTGGATGCCCTGTTGCGGGAGGCCGGTTTCACCGTGGAGCGACTCTCCGGCGTCCACCACGGGCCGTCGCTGAGCGAACTGGACCGGCGGTACGGTGGCTCGGTCGTCGACGCGCAGCTCGCCGTCGTCATGGGCAGCCTCCCCGGCCAGGCCACGTGGCCGCGGGACCTGCTCGCCGACGTCGAGGCGATCACCGCCGACGACTTCACGTTGCGCGACGACGACCTCGACGCGAGCCTCGACCTCCTCGCCGTGGCGGTGCGTCGATGA
- a CDS encoding 1,4-alpha-glucan branching protein domain-containing protein codes for MTETEGTFCLVLHSHLPWLAHHGNWPVGEEWLYQAWAHSYVPVVDLLRRFADEGRRDVLTLGVTPVLAAQLDDPYTLRAFHEWLGHWTLRANQAATLWRGDELLSDLAVAEHRAAHHVLAEAESRWRHGFSPVLRSLVDSEVIELLGGPATHPFQPLLDRRVRAFALRTGLADTALRLGRRPDGVWAPECGYAPGMEHDYAEAGVRRFLVDGPSLRGNTAAARTVGDSDVVCFGRDLEVTYRVWSPKAGYPGHSAYRDFHTWAHEVGLKPSRVTGKHIAPADKAPYDPALAADALRLHVKDFVETVVRRLRSLRERHGRPALVVAAYDTELFGHWWYEGPQWLEAVLRALPEAGVRVTTLRGALEAGHLGGPVDLPASSWGSGKDWRVWDGEQVADLVQANAALQRRLLALPAPGAARDTVADQAVTEALLALSSDWAFMVTKDSAADYARRRAREHTERFDALAEALRAGRPDARALAENYRATALPFGHLDARDLLTSAIPPR; via the coding sequence ATGACCGAGACCGAAGGTACTTTCTGCCTCGTCCTGCACAGCCACCTGCCGTGGCTGGCCCACCACGGAAACTGGCCCGTCGGTGAGGAATGGCTATACCAGGCGTGGGCGCACTCCTATGTGCCCGTGGTCGACCTGCTGCGCCGTTTCGCCGACGAGGGGCGCCGCGACGTCCTCACCCTCGGCGTCACGCCCGTGCTGGCCGCGCAGCTCGACGACCCCTACACGCTGCGCGCGTTCCACGAGTGGCTCGGCCACTGGACCCTGCGGGCCAACCAGGCGGCGACACTGTGGCGGGGCGACGAGTTGCTGTCCGACCTCGCCGTCGCGGAACACCGCGCCGCCCACCACGTACTGGCCGAGGCCGAGAGCCGGTGGCGACACGGGTTCTCCCCCGTCCTGCGGTCACTCGTGGACTCCGAGGTGATCGAACTCCTCGGTGGACCGGCGACCCACCCGTTCCAGCCCCTGCTCGACCGCCGCGTGCGGGCGTTCGCGCTACGCACCGGACTCGCGGACACGGCACTGCGGCTCGGCAGGCGCCCCGACGGTGTCTGGGCACCCGAATGCGGTTACGCGCCCGGCATGGAACACGACTACGCCGAGGCGGGCGTGCGCCGGTTCCTCGTCGACGGCCCGTCCCTGCGCGGGAACACCGCCGCGGCCCGCACGGTCGGGGACTCCGACGTCGTGTGCTTCGGCCGCGACCTGGAGGTGACCTACCGGGTCTGGTCCCCGAAGGCCGGGTATCCGGGGCACAGCGCCTACCGCGACTTCCACACCTGGGCGCACGAAGTCGGCCTCAAGCCCTCGCGCGTGACCGGAAAGCACATCGCGCCTGCGGACAAGGCGCCCTACGACCCGGCGCTCGCGGCGGACGCGCTGCGCCTGCACGTCAAGGACTTCGTCGAGACCGTGGTGCGCAGGCTGCGGTCGCTGCGCGAGCGGCACGGACGTCCGGCGCTCGTCGTCGCCGCCTACGACACCGAGCTGTTCGGCCACTGGTGGTACGAAGGTCCACAGTGGCTGGAAGCGGTCCTGCGGGCGCTGCCCGAGGCGGGCGTCCGCGTCACGACGTTGCGCGGAGCGCTGGAGGCGGGTCATCTCGGTGGCCCGGTGGACCTGCCCGCCTCCTCGTGGGGATCGGGCAAGGACTGGCGCGTGTGGGACGGTGAGCAGGTCGCCGACCTGGTGCAGGCCAACGCCGCACTCCAACGACGGCTCCTGGCGCTGCCCGCTCCGGGTGCCGCGCGCGACACCGTGGCCGACCAGGCCGTCACCGAAGCGCTGCTGGCGTTGTCGAGCGACTGGGCGTTCATGGTGACCAAGGACTCCGCGGCCGACTACGCGCGCAGACGGGCCCGCGAGCACACCGAACGCTTCGATGCGCTCGCGGAAGCCCTGCGCGCCGGGCGGCCCGACGCCCGAGCCCTCGCCGAGAACTACCGCGCCACGGCGCTGCCCTTCGGGCACCTCGACGCCCGCGACCTGCTCACGTCCGCGATCCCGCCGCGATGA
- a CDS encoding glycoside hydrolase family 2 protein, with product MSVMSETTELSSMSTPWTYQVNPDNAHPEHPRPQLTRPNWRTLNGLWDYVGQDENGAVHRGERILVPYPPESRLSRIGRRDERMWYHRTFDVPPEWRVGRVLLHFGAVDQTATVWVNHQPLARHEGGYTAFTVDITDVLRPDAEQEVLVRADDEGNRGTFAVGKQANRPGGILYTGCSGIWQTVWLEAVPAVHVTELDMEPDLHGFDLVAHVAGAHGKVAVSVEVSAAGGEQVASARGNPGERLRLDVPDPLLWSPDHPHLYDVTVRVVGDDGAVLDEVASYTALRTVRVDTEGDGPRRVLLNDRPVFLNAPLDQGYWPDGIYTAPTDEALRFDLERIKALGFNSVRKHVKVEPMRWYHWADKLGLLVWQDMPSLPVVLDNPPGPQQPPVVVARERFETELRAMLHQLRNVPSIVVWVVFNEGWGEYDTARITEEVKATDPGRLVVAASGVNCCHSHPDSGAGDVYDDHTYVGPGRPELAATDPRAIVDGEFGGVGLVVEGHLWPGEPMAYEMVSDRDRLTERYVELSTELEALARDRLSGAVYTQITDVENEVNGLLTYDRRVVKVAVPVVAERNRAVIAAGSRT from the coding sequence ATGTCAGTGATGTCGGAGACGACAGAGCTGTCGTCGATGTCAACGCCGTGGACCTACCAGGTGAACCCCGACAACGCCCATCCCGAACACCCCCGCCCGCAACTGACGAGACCGAACTGGCGCACGTTGAACGGTCTCTGGGACTACGTGGGCCAGGACGAAAACGGTGCCGTGCACCGCGGTGAACGCATCCTCGTGCCGTATCCGCCGGAGTCACGGCTGTCGCGGATCGGACGTCGTGACGAGCGCATGTGGTACCACCGCACCTTCGACGTGCCGCCCGAGTGGCGCGTCGGCCGGGTACTGCTGCACTTCGGAGCGGTGGACCAGACCGCCACCGTCTGGGTCAACCACCAACCGCTCGCCCGCCACGAGGGCGGCTACACGGCGTTCACCGTGGACATCACCGACGTGCTGCGACCCGACGCCGAGCAGGAGGTGCTGGTTCGCGCCGACGACGAGGGCAACCGGGGCACGTTCGCGGTCGGCAAGCAGGCCAACCGGCCCGGCGGCATCCTCTACACGGGTTGTTCGGGAATCTGGCAGACCGTGTGGTTGGAGGCGGTCCCGGCCGTCCACGTCACCGAGCTCGACATGGAGCCCGACCTGCACGGTTTCGACCTCGTGGCGCACGTCGCGGGCGCGCACGGGAAGGTGGCCGTGTCCGTGGAGGTGTCCGCAGCCGGAGGGGAGCAGGTGGCGTCGGCGCGCGGCAACCCCGGCGAGCGACTGCGCCTCGACGTGCCCGACCCGCTGCTGTGGAGCCCCGACCACCCCCACCTCTACGACGTGACCGTGCGGGTGGTGGGCGACGACGGTGCCGTACTCGACGAGGTGGCGAGCTACACGGCGCTGCGCACCGTGCGCGTGGACACCGAGGGAGACGGGCCGCGACGGGTCCTGCTCAACGACCGGCCGGTGTTCCTCAACGCGCCGCTCGACCAGGGTTACTGGCCCGACGGCATCTACACCGCCCCCACCGACGAGGCACTGCGGTTCGATCTGGAACGCATCAAGGCGCTCGGGTTCAACAGCGTGCGCAAGCACGTCAAGGTGGAGCCGATGCGCTGGTACCACTGGGCCGACAAGCTGGGTCTGCTGGTGTGGCAGGACATGCCGTCGCTGCCGGTGGTGCTCGACAACCCGCCGGGCCCGCAGCAACCGCCCGTGGTCGTGGCGCGCGAGCGGTTCGAGACGGAGTTGCGGGCGATGCTGCACCAGTTGCGCAACGTTCCCTCGATCGTCGTGTGGGTGGTGTTCAACGAGGGCTGGGGCGAGTACGACACCGCCCGCATCACCGAGGAGGTGAAGGCCACGGACCCCGGTCGCCTCGTCGTCGCCGCCAGCGGCGTCAACTGCTGTCACTCGCACCCCGACTCGGGGGCGGGTGACGTGTACGACGACCACACCTACGTGGGACCGGGGCGGCCGGAACTCGCCGCCACCGATCCGAGGGCGATCGTCGACGGCGAGTTCGGCGGCGTCGGGCTGGTCGTCGAGGGCCACCTGTGGCCCGGTGAGCCGATGGCGTACGAGATGGTGTCCGACCGCGACCGGCTCACCGAGCGGTACGTGGAGTTGAGCACCGAGTTGGAGGCGCTGGCCCGCGACCGGCTCTCCGGCGCCGTCTACACCCAGATCACCGACGTGGAGAACGAGGTCAACGGTCTGCTCACCTACGACCGCAGGGTGGTCAAGGTGGCCGTGCCCGTGGTGGCCGAACGCAACCGTGCCGTCATCGCGGCGGGATCGCGGACGTGA